The following proteins are co-located in the bacterium genome:
- a CDS encoding glycine zipper 2TM domain-containing protein → MEQIEKDKYECYVWAKSESGYDPLNLGDKSSQSSTVPPPEPQRSVGSSAAKGGLGGALLGAGLGALLGGKRGALTGAAIGGIGGAVVGSESQKSENQREAERQRLSEQARTEDEKRDKYERAFSACLEGRGYIIK, encoded by the coding sequence ATGGAGCAGATCGAGAAGGACAAGTACGAGTGCTACGTCTGGGCCAAATCGGAATCCGGCTACGATCCGCTGAATCTCGGCGACAAGAGCTCGCAGAGTTCCACAGTCCCGCCGCCGGAGCCCCAGCGCAGCGTGGGCAGCAGCGCCGCGAAGGGCGGCCTGGGAGGAGCGCTCCTCGGCGCGGGGCTCGGCGCTCTTTTGGGCGGCAAACGCGGTGCGCTCACCGGCGCGGCTATCGGCGGCATCGGGGGAGCGGTGGTCGGCAGCGAATCGCAAAAATCGGAGAACCAGAGGGAGGCCGAAAGGCAGCGGCTGAGCGAGCAGGCCCGCACGGAAGATGAAAAGCGCGACAAGTACGAGAGGGCCTTCTCTGCGTGCCTTGAGGGCAGGGGATACATAATTAAGTAA
- a CDS encoding NosL family protein produces MKRLIWIFAALIAIATFCAPAFAAAEDVTKAPSCKYCGMNREKFAHSRMLIDYDDGSFSGTCSIHCAATELSNAIDKDPVAIKVGDYNTKELIDAEKATWVIGGDVSGVMTSRPKWAFANKADADAFISASKGSIANFEAAMDAAYADMDDDTKAIRARRKAKRMKAAEEQKGK; encoded by the coding sequence ATGAAGCGCCTGATCTGGATTTTCGCCGCTCTGATCGCCATCGCAACCTTCTGCGCGCCCGCTTTCGCGGCTGCCGAAGACGTGACGAAAGCACCGTCCTGCAAATACTGCGGGATGAACCGCGAGAAATTCGCCCACAGCCGCATGCTGATCGACTACGACGACGGCTCTTTTTCCGGCACCTGCTCTATCCACTGCGCGGCAACCGAACTCTCAAACGCCATCGACAAAGACCCGGTAGCCATAAAAGTCGGCGACTACAACACAAAAGAGCTTATCGACGCCGAAAAGGCGACATGGGTAATCGGCGGCGACGTAAGCGGAGTAATGACGAGCCGTCCGAAGTGGGCTTTCGCCAACAAGGCCGATGCCGACGCCTTCATCTCCGCCAGCAAGGGCTCAATAGCGAACTTTGAAGCTGCTATGGACGCCGCCTACGCCGACATGGACGACGACACCAAAGCCATCCGCGCCCGCAGAAAAGCCAAAAGGATGAAAGCCGCCGAGGAACAGAAAGGCAAGTAA
- a CDS encoding DUF1540 domain-containing protein — protein MAMKIPHVLDCKVKSCSYNKDATCHTMAITIGQGSDPMCDTFTHLPICGGVKEAKTFVGACKMSDCSHNKNLECSAEGVHVAMKHNQPDCLTFLKR, from the coding sequence ATGGCGATGAAGATACCCCACGTTCTCGACTGCAAGGTGAAGAGTTGCTCTTACAACAAGGATGCGACGTGCCACACGATGGCGATAACCATCGGTCAGGGGAGCGATCCGATGTGCGACACCTTTACGCATCTGCCGATCTGCGGCGGCGTAAAGGAGGCGAAGACCTTCGTCGGCGCATGCAAGATGAGCGACTGCTCCCACAACAAGAATCTCGAATGCTCGGCCGAGGGCGTTCACGTGGCGATGAAGCACAACCAACCCGATTGCCTGACGTTTCTAAAGCGCTGA
- a CDS encoding DUF1622 domain-containing protein — MATLRELMATLGLILDAVGVVIIAGGAVLALVRAAFRHPQDEGERYRRLREDLGRAILLSLEFLIAGDIIRSVVGDPTLLNVSILGLIVLIRTFLSMTLQLEVEGRWPWQRQKEPENP, encoded by the coding sequence ATGGCGACTTTGCGAGAGTTGATGGCCACGCTTGGTTTGATCCTCGATGCAGTCGGCGTAGTGATCATCGCGGGGGGCGCGGTCCTTGCCCTTGTTCGCGCGGCCTTCAGGCATCCGCAGGACGAGGGTGAGCGCTATCGAAGGCTCCGGGAAGATCTTGGCCGCGCCATTCTGCTCAGCCTTGAGTTTCTGATTGCGGGAGACATCATCCGGAGCGTAGTCGGCGACCCGACCCTCCTGAATGTGTCGATACTGGGGTTGATCGTGCTGATCCGGACTTTTTTGAGCATGACCCTCCAATTGGAAGTTGAAGGACGATGGCCCTGGCAACGCCAGAAGGAGCCGGAAAATCCCTGA
- the ettA gene encoding energy-dependent translational throttle protein EttA, whose translation MKGLGKVYPPKRQVLKDIWLSFLPGAKIGVLGLNGSGKSSLLKIMAGLDKDFIGEAWAAEGLSVGFLPQEPQLDPTKTVYECVLEGVAKTKALLDEFEQISMKFAEPMSDDEMDKLLTRQGQLQDAIDHAGAWELDRKLEIAMDALRLPPAEQNTASLSGGEKRRVALCRLLLSQPDMLLLDEPTNHLDAESVGWLERYLGEYPGTVVAVTHDRYFLDNVAGWILELDRGEGIPWEGNYSSWLEQKEKRLQQEEKQASARQKTLDRELEWIRMAPKARHAKGKARINEYEKMLAEDNTQKAEAGAIVIPPGPRLGENVVEAKALTKVYDDKVIFENLNFRLPPGGIVGIIGPNGAGKSTLLRLIAGQEKPDSGELKIGETVKLAYVDQSRDALNPDKNVWEEITGGADFIEMGKRKISSRAYVGAFNFKGADQQKLVGQLSGGERNRVHLAKLLRSGGNLIMLDEPTNDLDIDTLRSLEEALLEFAGCAVVVSHDRWFLDRIATHMLAFEGDSSAVWFEGNFQDYEEDKKRRLGVEADRPHRMKYKKLVH comes from the coding sequence ATGAAGGGGCTCGGAAAGGTCTATCCTCCCAAGCGCCAGGTTCTGAAGGATATATGGCTCTCTTTCCTCCCCGGAGCGAAGATCGGCGTCCTGGGCCTTAACGGCTCGGGCAAATCCTCGCTGCTGAAGATTATGGCGGGGCTGGACAAGGATTTCATCGGCGAGGCGTGGGCAGCAGAGGGGCTTTCCGTGGGGTTTCTCCCGCAGGAGCCGCAGCTCGACCCAACGAAGACTGTCTATGAGTGCGTGCTGGAAGGCGTCGCCAAGACAAAGGCGCTTCTGGACGAATTCGAGCAGATATCGATGAAGTTCGCCGAGCCGATGAGCGACGACGAGATGGACAAGCTCCTCACCCGTCAGGGGCAGCTTCAGGACGCCATCGACCACGCCGGAGCCTGGGAGCTCGACCGAAAGCTGGAGATTGCGATGGACGCCCTCCGCCTTCCCCCGGCGGAGCAGAACACCGCCTCCCTCTCCGGCGGAGAAAAGCGCCGCGTGGCCCTCTGCCGCCTCCTTCTCAGCCAGCCCGACATGCTCCTTCTGGACGAGCCGACAAACCACCTAGACGCCGAATCGGTAGGGTGGCTCGAACGCTATCTGGGCGAATACCCCGGCACCGTCGTCGCCGTAACGCATGACCGCTACTTCCTCGATAACGTGGCCGGGTGGATTCTGGAGCTAGACCGCGGCGAGGGGATTCCGTGGGAGGGAAACTACTCCTCGTGGCTGGAGCAGAAGGAAAAGCGCCTCCAGCAGGAAGAGAAGCAGGCCAGCGCCCGCCAGAAGACCCTCGACCGCGAGCTCGAATGGATTCGCATGGCTCCCAAGGCCCGTCACGCCAAGGGCAAGGCCCGCATAAACGAATACGAAAAGATGCTTGCCGAGGACAACACCCAGAAGGCCGAAGCTGGAGCGATAGTCATTCCGCCGGGGCCCCGCCTCGGTGAGAACGTCGTGGAGGCGAAGGCGCTTACGAAGGTTTACGACGACAAGGTCATCTTCGAGAACCTCAATTTCCGCCTTCCCCCCGGCGGCATCGTCGGCATCATCGGGCCGAACGGCGCGGGCAAATCCACCCTCCTTCGCCTCATCGCCGGGCAGGAAAAGCCCGACTCGGGAGAGCTGAAGATAGGCGAAACGGTAAAGCTCGCCTACGTGGACCAGTCGCGCGACGCCCTGAACCCGGACAAGAACGTCTGGGAAGAGATCACCGGCGGCGCCGATTTCATCGAGATGGGCAAGAGAAAGATTTCCTCGCGCGCCTACGTCGGGGCCTTCAACTTCAAGGGCGCCGACCAGCAGAAGCTCGTCGGGCAACTCTCCGGCGGAGAGCGCAACCGCGTCCACCTTGCCAAGCTCCTGAGGAGCGGCGGCAACCTCATCATGCTCGACGAACCGACCAACGATCTCGACATCGACACCCTGAGGTCGCTGGAGGAAGCCCTCCTCGAATTCGCCGGCTGCGCCGTCGTCGTCTCGCACGACCGCTGGTTCCTCGACAGGATAGCGACCCACATGCTTGCCTTCGAGGGCGATTCCTCCGCCGTCTGGTTCGAGGGGAATTTCCAGGACTACGAAGAGGACAAGAAGCGCAGGCTTGGCGTCGAGGCGGACAGGCCGCACCGGATGAAATACAAAAAGCTGGTTCACTAA